A single genomic interval of Mauremys reevesii isolate NIE-2019 linkage group 24, ASM1616193v1, whole genome shotgun sequence harbors:
- the LOC120390397 gene encoding dnaJ homolog subfamily A member 1-like: MVKETGYYDLLGVKPGATLDEIKRAYRRLALKYHPDKNPSEGERFKQISQAYEVLSDTQKRALYDRGGERAMKEGGTGGRGGFGSPMDIFNMFFGGGVRMPGRPERRGKTVVHPLPVTLEDLYNGTTRKLSLQKNVICSKCNGCGIREGVDSRCPKCHGTGMEFHVHQLGPSMIQQIQTMCSQCQGQGEWVRPLDRCLTCNGRRVVREKKILNVHLDRGMQDGQRITFHEEGDQVPGLEPGDVVIVLDQKEHPVFQRVGNNLVLRKEISLVDALCGFRQVVRTLDNRTLLVSSQRGDVIRPGSVKCVPNEGMPVYRSPAQKGQLIIHFQVRFPEPGWLSPDRLRQLRTFFPPQEEVMATEDMQEVELSDYFSQPGHWWQPHTGEAYHKDDFEEASHPHVQCHTS, translated from the exons ATGGTGAAAGAAACGGGCTACTACGACCTCTTGGGCGTCAAGCCGGGCGCCACCTTGGACGAGATCAAGCGCGCGTACCGGCGGCTGGCGCTGAAATACCATCCCGACAAGAACCCCAGCGAAGGAGAGCGG ttcAAGCAGATCTCGCAAGCCTACGAGGTGCTGTCGGACACCCAGAAGAGGGCGCTGTATGACCGGGGCGGGGAGCGGGCCATGAAAGAAGGTGGCACGGGAGGCCGAGGAGGATTCGGGTCCCCGATGGACATATTCAACATGTTCTTCGGAGGAGGGGTGCGGATGCCTGGCCGGCCAGAGAGGAGAG GAAAGACAGTGGTGCATCCGCTCCCAGTGACCCTGGAGGATCTGTACAACGGCACCACCCGAAAGCTGTCCCTGCAGAAGAACGTCATCTGCAGCAAGTGCAACG GCTGCGGGATCCGGGAGGGTGTCGACAGCAGGTGCCCCAAGTGCCACGGCACCGGCATGGAGTTTCACGTCCACCAGTTGGGGCCCAGCATGATCCAGCAGATCCAGACCATGTGCtcgcagtgccagggccagggcgAGTGGGTCCGGCCCCTCGATCGCTGCCTCACCTGCAACGGCAGGCGGGTGGTGCGGGAGAAGAAAATCCTGAACGTCCACCTGGACAGAG GCATGCAGGACGGGCAGAGGATCACGTTCCACGAGGAAGGGGACCAGGTGCCCGGCCTAGAGCCTGGGGATGTGGTCATTGTCCTGGATCAGAAGGAGCACCCTGTCTTCCAGCGCGTCGGCAACAACCTGGTCCTCCGAAAGGAAATCAGCCTGGTGGACGCTCTGTGCGGCTTCAGGCAAGTTGTCCGCACTCTGGACAACAGGACCCTGCTCGTCTCCTCACAGCGCG GTGACGTCATCCGGCCGGGATCCGTGAAGTGCGTCCCTAACGAGGGCATGCCCGTCTACAGAAGTCCCGCCCAGAAGGGCCAGCTCATCATACACTTCCag GTGAGATTCCCAGAGCCAGGCTGGCTCTCCCCGGACCGTCTCCGCCAGCTCCGCACCTTCTTCCCCCCCCAAGAAGAAGTCATGGCGACGGAGGACATGCAGGAGGTGGAACTGAGCGACTACTTCTCCCAGCCGGGACACTGGTGGCAACCCCACACTGGCGAGGCCTACCACAAAGACGACTTCGAGGAGGCCTCACACCCGCATGTCCAGTGCCACACGTCATAG